The following coding sequences lie in one Methanopyrus sp. SNP6 genomic window:
- a CDS encoding MgtC/SapB family protein, whose protein sequence is MDEYLRFLQMLVLSAAVGMVVGLEREHAHIARRVAGFRTFTLIGVLGGLTAYFYRLGCVPIATVTSVGAAALAVTMYVMRVYQRRSLGIVTPLALLATFAAGALVGMGRFKEGATLAIATAVVLLSRARIHPVLRRLSDRDVLDALTVFSLAALVYPLCPPGPVDPWGVLNLRRVLEIVLLVLAVTALGYLGVRTSVRGGVLTTSLVGGFVSSSATTATVVARFKELPLVPAAVVPAATSVAILRNMILVAAVSRDLAVVKKVAYVAIPAAIAGFAISVYESGRAEVDEEDLRRVVKDRMRSPLSLKPAVKLGLLISGFSMTLKIGQLFAGKAGLVVGAVVGSLASSNAMSLSLAYMVNSGTLPSSTAGVLIALSSLESILVKYLWTAVFGNAEILERTCRTLLPPTIAGIAGFGIAFTC, encoded by the coding sequence ATGGATGAGTACCTCCGGTTCCTACAGATGCTGGTGTTATCGGCCGCGGTAGGGATGGTGGTGGGACTCGAGCGCGAGCACGCTCACATCGCGCGTCGGGTCGCGGGCTTCAGGACGTTCACTTTAATCGGTGTGCTCGGAGGACTCACCGCGTACTTCTACAGGTTAGGATGCGTCCCCATAGCCACGGTGACGTCGGTTGGGGCCGCCGCGCTGGCCGTGACGATGTACGTCATGCGGGTGTACCAGCGTCGATCGTTGGGTATAGTCACACCGTTGGCGCTGTTGGCCACGTTCGCCGCTGGTGCGTTGGTCGGAATGGGTAGGTTCAAAGAAGGAGCCACTTTAGCGATCGCGACGGCCGTAGTACTCCTCTCCCGGGCGAGGATCCACCCCGTCCTGAGGAGACTGTCCGACAGGGACGTGTTGGACGCCTTGACGGTGTTCTCGCTGGCCGCACTGGTCTATCCGCTCTGTCCACCCGGCCCCGTGGATCCCTGGGGCGTTCTGAACCTGAGGAGGGTGTTGGAGATCGTCCTGCTGGTGCTCGCTGTGACGGCACTCGGGTACCTGGGAGTTCGGACGTCCGTCAGGGGAGGGGTACTGACGACGTCTCTGGTCGGAGGTTTCGTCAGCAGTTCCGCCACCACCGCGACCGTCGTGGCGAGGTTCAAGGAACTCCCTTTGGTGCCTGCCGCCGTAGTACCCGCCGCGACTTCCGTCGCGATCCTACGCAACATGATCCTGGTCGCAGCCGTCTCGAGGGACCTAGCCGTGGTGAAGAAGGTGGCTTACGTGGCGATCCCCGCGGCCATAGCCGGGTTCGCTATCTCCGTATACGAGTCGGGTCGCGCGGAAGTCGACGAGGAAGATCTCCGACGTGTCGTTAAGGATCGGATGCGGTCTCCCCTCTCCCTGAAACCCGCGGTGAAGCTAGGTCTCCTCATTTCGGGGTTCTCGATGACACTGAAGATAGGACAGCTGTTCGCGGGGAAAGCCGGCTTGGTCGTCGGTGCCGTGGTCGGCTCGTTAGCCAGCAGCAACGCGATGAGCTTGAGCCTAGCCTATATGGTGAATTCGGGTACCCTTCCTTCCTCGACCGCGGGCGTACTGATCGCACTGTCCTCGCTGGAATCAATACTCGTGAAGTACCTATGGACGGCCGTGTTCGGTAATGCAGAGATCCTCGAGCGAACATGTCGCACACTCCTACCACCCACGATCGCGGGGATAGCGGGATTCGGGATAGCCTTCACTTGTTAA
- the larC gene encoding nickel insertion protein: MGLDYEPSHLMLLVTVLDDRDGEVLGDAIQKLIEREEVLACHAVPCVTKKNRPGHVLVVLVDGGENPDRVAEDVARDIMVLTGSTGVDRFDADGVYSVPSRFEDVRVVYGEREWRVSVKIAETEEGEVVTVKAEFDECREIGEETGIPPREVKAMVEAAARVGGWVDLKDREIKVR; the protein is encoded by the coding sequence ATGGGGTTGGACTACGAGCCTTCACACTTGATGTTACTGGTTACGGTATTGGACGATCGGGACGGCGAGGTGCTGGGCGACGCGATTCAAAAACTGATCGAGCGCGAGGAAGTACTCGCGTGTCACGCGGTCCCGTGTGTGACGAAGAAGAACCGGCCCGGACACGTCCTGGTGGTTTTAGTGGACGGTGGTGAGAATCCCGACCGGGTAGCGGAGGACGTCGCCCGTGACATCATGGTGTTAACTGGGTCAACGGGTGTCGACAGGTTCGATGCCGATGGTGTGTACTCCGTACCTTCCAGGTTCGAGGACGTCCGGGTGGTATACGGCGAGCGTGAATGGAGGGTCAGCGTCAAGATCGCGGAGACAGAGGAAGGAGAAGTCGTCACGGTGAAAGCGGAGTTCGACGAGTGTCGTGAGATAGGTGAGGAGACGGGGATCCCACCGCGCGAGGTGAAGGCCATGGTAGAGGCCGCCGCGAGGGTCGGGGGTTGGGTCGACCTCAAGGATCGCGAGATTAAAGTTCGGTAA
- a CDS encoding methanogenesis marker 16 metalloprotein encodes MPTVVRIDEFWDMTEGERRSVDAVTCATVGLMSGVYGILSFRITEPGEVRRFEEAYLEGIRVPVGPCPNERLGLIECLVPATAHGDVSGAHLLRTIAEGKEFDVVAVSDDGREYEVTVGLDELERAMIASTRACFRNYSAIFNDGERPASTIFAPRPLEPGEASFSGCGGYNPLEHDPDLRLHRPGRRVLFCGAPGVITGRGTRSTRERPNLTLHADLTECDPTFMGEYRTSAGPENIAGVASVIAVTEETLPLLERDHSDAALPIARLSDRTPVEEATYADTWIQETIHWNPDRCENCDPCRLEEKCPYPYGDLRTGDCFHCGYCHEFCPAVEVDLGELEVEGRRLQIIVRESSAYLAKKLMERAIEAVEEEKIDILRP; translated from the coding sequence GTGCCTACCGTGGTACGTATCGACGAGTTCTGGGACATGACCGAAGGTGAACGTCGATCCGTCGATGCCGTCACTTGCGCCACTGTCGGATTGATGAGTGGAGTTTATGGGATTTTGTCTTTTCGCATCACTGAACCCGGTGAGGTGCGTCGATTCGAGGAAGCATACCTAGAGGGTATAAGAGTACCCGTGGGCCCGTGCCCTAACGAGCGCCTCGGACTCATCGAGTGTCTGGTCCCGGCTACAGCTCATGGAGACGTTTCTGGGGCGCACCTACTCCGCACGATAGCGGAGGGTAAAGAGTTCGACGTCGTCGCCGTATCGGACGACGGTCGTGAGTATGAGGTAACAGTCGGCCTAGATGAGCTTGAACGCGCGATGATCGCGTCTACCCGTGCGTGCTTCCGTAACTACTCCGCGATATTCAACGATGGCGAACGACCCGCGTCGACTATCTTCGCACCGAGACCTCTGGAACCCGGGGAGGCATCCTTCAGCGGGTGCGGAGGTTACAACCCTCTGGAACACGATCCGGACCTCCGCCTCCATCGACCCGGCCGACGTGTACTGTTCTGTGGGGCTCCCGGGGTCATCACTGGAAGAGGTACCCGCAGCACCCGGGAACGCCCTAACTTAACACTTCACGCGGATCTCACCGAGTGTGACCCTACGTTCATGGGCGAGTATAGGACATCCGCGGGACCGGAGAATATCGCGGGTGTCGCGTCAGTGATAGCGGTTACCGAGGAAACGCTTCCGCTTTTGGAGCGTGATCACTCCGACGCCGCCCTACCGATCGCTAGGCTCTCCGACAGAACACCAGTAGAGGAGGCCACGTACGCCGATACGTGGATCCAAGAGACCATCCATTGGAACCCGGATCGCTGTGAGAACTGTGACCCTTGCCGACTCGAGGAGAAGTGCCCGTATCCGTACGGTGACCTCCGGACCGGTGACTGTTTCCATTGTGGATACTGTCACGAGTTCTGCCCGGCGGTCGAGGTCGATCTAGGGGAACTCGAAGTCGAAGGGAGAAGGCTCCAGATCATCGTTCGTGAATCCTCGGCGTATCTCGCGAAGAAACTGATGGAGAGAGCGATCGAAGCCGTCGAAGAGGAGAAGATCGACATCCTCCGCCCCTGA
- the gatC gene encoding Asp-tRNA(Asn) amidotransferase subunit GatC produces MKGRELEQLLEVDTYLSLASERDDVDVLDILRETMELLEEFAERLEDVDAEDETWTTSERTRKFREDDNPRRDREFKKKILKNAPKSDDGYVVAERAHWLR; encoded by the coding sequence ATGAAGGGAAGGGAGCTTGAGCAACTCCTCGAGGTCGATACGTACCTGTCTCTGGCTTCCGAGCGTGATGACGTCGATGTTTTGGATATCCTAAGGGAAACTATGGAGTTGCTGGAAGAGTTCGCGGAACGATTAGAAGACGTTGACGCGGAGGATGAGACGTGGACAACTTCCGAGAGGACGCGTAAGTTCCGTGAAGATGACAATCCGAGGCGTGATCGTGAATTCAAGAAGAAAATACTCAAGAACGCACCCAAGTCCGACGATGGGTACGTGGTAGCGGAGCGCGCCCACTGGCTCCGCTAG
- a CDS encoding aminopeptidase: protein MGWAERVVRECLGLSEGERFLVLTDPGMEELGRELFEAAEGTDRALVIIDPRETHGEEPPDHVAAMMRSSNAVAAVTSWSISHTEARRRTCEAGARVASMPGLTRDTAERAIDVDYKRLRSLSRGLAERLTEASEARLVTPAGELVIDISGREALADDGNLRDPGEFGNLPAGEAFVAPIEGSAEGHVQIDGSVAPDGILDEPIKLDYKA, encoded by the coding sequence TTGGGCTGGGCTGAACGGGTCGTTCGAGAGTGCTTAGGGCTCTCTGAGGGCGAGCGTTTCCTCGTGCTGACCGATCCCGGGATGGAGGAACTAGGTCGCGAACTGTTCGAAGCCGCTGAAGGGACAGACCGAGCGCTAGTCATCATCGATCCCAGGGAAACCCACGGCGAGGAGCCCCCAGACCACGTCGCGGCAATGATGAGGAGCTCCAACGCGGTCGCTGCCGTCACCTCTTGGTCGATATCTCACACGGAGGCCCGGCGACGGACCTGCGAAGCCGGGGCTAGGGTGGCATCGATGCCCGGCCTCACTCGTGATACCGCGGAACGTGCCATTGACGTCGATTATAAGCGGCTGAGGAGTTTGTCTCGAGGACTCGCTGAACGCCTCACTGAAGCCTCCGAAGCCCGTCTGGTGACTCCTGCGGGCGAGCTCGTGATAGACATCAGCGGACGGGAGGCACTGGCGGACGACGGGAACCTGCGGGACCCAGGGGAATTCGGTAACCTTCCGGCTGGAGAGGCTTTCGTAGCCCCGATCGAAGGGTCGGCGGAAGGGCACGTTCAAATCGACGGCAGCGTGGCGCCTGATGGAATTCTCGACGAGCCTATAAAGCTTGACTATAAAGCTTGA
- the ribC gene encoding riboflavin synthase codes for MTRYKVGLADTTFARVDMASVAEKVLKEYLPGVETPRYTVPGIKDLPVACKRLIEEEDCDLVMAFGMPGPTEIDKQCAMVASMGLILAQLLTNTHIIEVFVHEDEAEDERELHELAVKRAEEHALNVVKMLEKPEALTREAGMGCREGHPDVGPARL; via the coding sequence GTGACCAGATATAAAGTCGGACTGGCGGACACGACCTTCGCCCGAGTTGACATGGCCTCAGTCGCGGAGAAGGTCTTGAAGGAGTACCTACCCGGGGTCGAGACTCCCAGGTACACGGTACCTGGGATAAAGGATCTGCCGGTGGCTTGCAAGCGACTGATCGAGGAGGAAGATTGCGATTTGGTCATGGCCTTCGGTATGCCCGGCCCCACCGAGATCGACAAACAGTGCGCGATGGTCGCCTCTATGGGGTTAATACTGGCACAACTACTCACCAACACGCATATCATCGAAGTGTTCGTACACGAGGATGAGGCGGAGGATGAACGGGAGCTCCACGAGCTGGCGGTGAAGAGGGCGGAAGAACACGCGCTTAACGTCGTGAAGATGCTCGAAAAGCCGGAGGCGTTGACCCGGGAGGCGGGTATGGGGTGCCGTGAGGGACATCCTGACGTGGGCCCGGCTCGCCTGTGA
- the guaA gene encoding glutamine-hydrolyzing GMP synthase: MFDPEKFVEEAVEELRQEIGDRKAIIAVSGGVDSTTAAVLTHRAIGSHLVCVFVDHGFMRKGEPERIRELLEEELGLNLKFVEAADEFFEALRGVTDPEKKRKIIGEKFIEIFERIAKEEEAEVLVQGTIAPDIIESERGIKSHHNVGGLPEKLNLDVVEPLRDLYKDEVRKVARYLGIPDEIVERMPFPGPGLAVRVLGEVTPEKVEIVREANAIVEEEVEKAVEEGKMSKPWQAFAALLDCKATGVKGDERDYGWVIAVRIVESIDAMIADVPEVPWEVLRNIQDRITSEVPEVTRVLFDVTPKPPATIEFE, encoded by the coding sequence ATGTTCGACCCGGAAAAGTTCGTCGAAGAGGCTGTCGAAGAACTACGCCAGGAGATAGGGGATAGGAAAGCTATCATTGCCGTATCCGGCGGCGTCGATAGCACCACCGCCGCAGTTTTAACGCATCGGGCCATCGGGAGCCACCTGGTGTGCGTGTTCGTCGATCACGGTTTCATGCGCAAGGGCGAGCCGGAACGCATCCGCGAGTTACTGGAAGAAGAACTGGGTTTGAACCTCAAGTTCGTCGAAGCCGCGGACGAGTTCTTCGAGGCACTTCGAGGAGTTACCGATCCAGAGAAGAAGAGGAAAATCATCGGGGAGAAATTCATCGAAATATTCGAGCGGATAGCGAAGGAAGAAGAAGCCGAAGTGCTCGTTCAGGGTACGATCGCACCTGATATCATCGAGTCCGAGCGTGGAATCAAGTCTCACCACAACGTCGGTGGACTGCCCGAAAAGCTGAACCTCGACGTCGTGGAGCCACTTCGGGACCTATACAAGGACGAGGTGAGGAAGGTTGCTCGCTACCTGGGAATACCAGATGAAATCGTGGAGCGTATGCCATTCCCCGGCCCCGGTCTCGCAGTCCGAGTGCTTGGTGAGGTAACGCCTGAGAAGGTCGAGATCGTGCGTGAAGCGAACGCTATCGTGGAAGAAGAGGTCGAGAAAGCTGTCGAAGAGGGGAAGATGTCGAAGCCGTGGCAGGCCTTCGCCGCACTCCTGGACTGCAAGGCCACCGGTGTGAAGGGTGACGAGCGGGACTACGGATGGGTCATCGCCGTTCGGATCGTCGAATCGATCGACGCGATGATAGCGGACGTACCAGAGGTTCCGTGGGAAGTCCTACGCAATATCCAGGACCGGATCACCAGTGAGGTACCTGAGGTAACCAGGGTTTTGTTCGACGTAACTCCTAAACCGCCAGCAACTATCGAGTTCGAGTGA
- the hisA gene encoding 1-(5-phosphoribosyl)-5-[(5-phosphoribosylamino)methylideneamino]imidazole-4-carboxamide isomerase, giving the protein MAFVVIPSVDVVEGKCVQLVEGDPERRTFESDDPVETAHQWSEFFPWIHVVDIDAARGEGDNSNIIERICEEVDANVQVGGGIRSTERAEELIELGADRLIVGTVAFTDEDDFLKIVDVCHDHGIEVFVALDVNENHEVLVGGWKEDAGITLEDAIKRFNEVADGYLTTAVHVEGKEIGIDEKVVEKSTSTTNLPVLYAGGIGSIKDVKRAKEAGAYGVVIGTALYHGDIDPVALLDLMEED; this is encoded by the coding sequence TTGGCTTTCGTCGTCATCCCATCGGTCGATGTAGTCGAAGGTAAGTGTGTGCAGCTCGTCGAAGGAGATCCGGAGCGTAGGACGTTCGAGTCCGATGACCCGGTGGAAACCGCGCACCAGTGGTCCGAGTTCTTCCCCTGGATTCACGTGGTGGACATCGACGCGGCACGCGGTGAAGGGGATAACTCGAATATTATCGAGCGGATCTGTGAGGAGGTCGACGCCAATGTTCAGGTGGGTGGCGGGATCCGTTCCACCGAACGCGCGGAAGAGCTCATCGAGCTGGGTGCCGACCGTCTGATAGTGGGAACCGTGGCGTTCACCGATGAGGATGATTTCTTGAAGATCGTCGACGTGTGTCATGATCACGGTATCGAGGTGTTCGTGGCACTGGACGTCAACGAGAACCACGAGGTGTTAGTCGGCGGGTGGAAGGAGGACGCAGGAATCACCCTGGAGGACGCCATAAAACGCTTCAACGAAGTTGCTGACGGGTACCTGACCACCGCGGTGCACGTCGAGGGCAAGGAGATAGGTATTGACGAAAAAGTCGTAGAGAAGTCGACCAGCACCACGAATCTCCCGGTGTTGTACGCCGGTGGAATAGGTTCGATCAAGGACGTGAAGCGGGCCAAGGAAGCCGGAGCGTACGGAGTAGTGATCGGGACCGCCCTGTACCATGGGGACATCGATCCCGTGGCGCTACTCGATCTCATGGAGGAAGACTAG
- the hisG gene encoding ATP phosphoribosyltransferase, with the protein MTVAVPNKGRLHEPALKLLERAGIGVEEPLGRRLKARTTDPDIEVMFVRAADIPRLVEEGVAQLGITGYDLIVEAGVEVKELLDLRFGQARLVLAVPEESDVKSPEDLDGGTVATEFPNIARQYFEDIGVDVEIIQVSGATEIMPRIGVADAIVDLCSTGTTLKVNRLRVVDELLETSARLIANPDATDGEVIQRVYLSLKGVLNADGKCLVMMNVPRERLEEFHELLPGVTGPTVSEIYGDEDMVDVYAVVNEEDVSKVVLKAKELGAEGIIVLPIERMIP; encoded by the coding sequence ATAACCGTAGCGGTACCCAACAAGGGACGCCTACATGAGCCGGCACTTAAGCTCCTCGAGCGCGCTGGAATCGGCGTAGAGGAGCCTCTGGGACGCCGTCTCAAGGCCAGAACCACGGACCCCGATATCGAGGTTATGTTCGTCAGGGCTGCGGATATCCCTCGGTTAGTGGAAGAGGGGGTGGCGCAACTCGGGATCACCGGATACGACCTCATAGTAGAGGCTGGAGTGGAGGTAAAGGAGCTGCTCGATCTACGGTTCGGTCAGGCGCGGCTGGTGCTCGCAGTACCCGAAGAGTCGGATGTGAAGTCACCGGAAGACCTCGACGGTGGTACCGTCGCCACGGAGTTCCCAAACATCGCCCGGCAGTACTTCGAGGATATCGGCGTGGACGTGGAGATCATTCAAGTGTCGGGAGCCACCGAAATCATGCCGAGAATAGGAGTCGCGGACGCGATCGTGGACTTGTGTAGCACGGGGACTACGCTCAAGGTCAACAGGCTTCGTGTTGTCGACGAACTGCTGGAGACCTCCGCACGATTGATCGCCAATCCCGACGCGACGGACGGTGAGGTGATCCAGAGAGTTTACTTATCGCTGAAGGGTGTGCTCAACGCCGATGGAAAGTGCCTCGTCATGATGAACGTGCCTCGAGAACGGTTAGAAGAGTTCCACGAGCTGTTGCCTGGCGTTACCGGTCCTACAGTGTCGGAGATATACGGGGACGAGGACATGGTCGACGTTTACGCGGTAGTGAACGAGGAGGACGTGTCGAAGGTAGTACTCAAGGCTAAGGAGTTAGGTGCGGAGGGTATTATCGTCCTTCCTATCGAGAGGATGATACCCTAG
- a CDS encoding amidohydrolase: MDLRLAILGGVAVTPERVIEDAGILIEDGRISFVGTREQLEECEDWEDEIELEEKDVIMPGLINTHTHGPMTLFRGVADDMPLMKWLREEIWPLEERLDAEKCRWGAALAAMEALKSGTTCLVDMYFFMDTVAEAYAEVGIRAVISHGMIDLGEEDKREEELKESERVYRKCHGMEGIIEFSLGPHSPYTCSEELLKEVRRLADEWGVKIQIHVAETKDEVEEVKREYGKRPVEYLDEIGLLDDDVIAAHCVWLNDKEIEILSKRGVVVSHNPISNMKLASGISPVPEMLERGVNVTIGTDGCASNNNLDMLEEIKVAALLHKVNKMDPSATEMLEIMKMATVRAGTVFSSEKIGDIEEGYAADLVVLDGSSPRLNPNHNQISNIVYSVSGSDVKHVFVAGELVVKNRRLVRADEQEILENSTECAEQLTSS, from the coding sequence GTGGACTTGAGGCTCGCGATACTAGGAGGCGTCGCGGTAACTCCGGAGCGTGTGATTGAAGACGCAGGAATTCTGATCGAAGACGGTCGAATTTCATTCGTAGGCACACGAGAACAGCTCGAAGAGTGTGAAGACTGGGAGGACGAAATAGAGCTCGAAGAGAAGGACGTTATCATGCCGGGTTTGATCAACACTCACACACACGGTCCCATGACGCTGTTTCGAGGTGTCGCCGATGATATGCCACTGATGAAGTGGTTGAGGGAGGAAATATGGCCGCTGGAAGAGCGCCTCGACGCCGAAAAGTGCCGATGGGGAGCGGCGCTCGCGGCTATGGAGGCCCTCAAGTCCGGCACTACCTGCCTCGTAGATATGTATTTCTTCATGGACACCGTAGCCGAAGCCTACGCCGAGGTCGGCATCCGCGCGGTTATCTCCCATGGCATGATAGACCTCGGCGAGGAGGACAAGCGGGAGGAGGAGCTGAAAGAGTCGGAACGCGTGTACCGCAAGTGCCACGGGATGGAAGGAATCATCGAGTTCTCGCTAGGACCGCATTCCCCCTACACATGCTCTGAGGAGTTGCTCAAGGAGGTCCGGCGCTTAGCTGATGAGTGGGGAGTTAAAATTCAGATTCACGTAGCCGAGACCAAGGACGAAGTGGAAGAAGTGAAACGGGAGTACGGGAAGCGACCTGTAGAGTACCTGGATGAAATAGGACTGCTCGACGACGACGTTATAGCCGCTCACTGCGTGTGGCTCAATGATAAAGAAATTGAAATATTATCGAAGAGAGGAGTGGTTGTTTCACACAATCCGATCAGTAATATGAAGTTAGCTTCCGGTATCAGCCCCGTACCTGAAATGCTCGAAAGAGGTGTTAACGTCACTATAGGTACAGATGGGTGTGCGAGCAACAACAACCTCGATATGTTGGAGGAAATCAAAGTAGCAGCCCTGTTACATAAAGTGAACAAGATGGATCCATCGGCCACGGAGATGTTGGAGATCATGAAGATGGCGACTGTGAGGGCAGGTACGGTCTTCTCGAGCGAGAAGATAGGGGACATCGAAGAGGGTTACGCAGCAGACCTAGTAGTTCTAGACGGCAGCTCTCCCAGATTAAATCCCAATCACAACCAAATTTCAAACATTGTGTACTCAGTCTCAGGATCAGATGTGAAGCATGTATTCGTGGCTGGGGAACTCGTAGTTAAGAATAGAAGACTCGTCAGAGCAGACGAGCAGGAAATACTGGAGAACTCCACAGAGTGTGCAGAGCAACTCACTTCCTCATGA